A single region of the Oreochromis niloticus isolate F11D_XX linkage group LG19, O_niloticus_UMD_NMBU, whole genome shotgun sequence genome encodes:
- the dtnbb gene encoding dystrobrevin, beta b isoform X4: MIEEGSKRGKAMVEKRQLFMEMRAQNFDVIRLSTYRTACKLRFVQKRCNLHLVDVWNMIEAFRDNGLNTLDHNAEINVSRLETILSSIYYQLNKRLPTTHQINVEQSIGLLLNFMVATYDSESHGKLTVFSMKAMLATMCGGKIVDKLRYIFSQISDSSGVMVFAKFDQFLREVLKLPTAVFEGPSFGYTEHSVRTCFPQQKKIMLNTFLDVLMADPPPQCLVWLPLMHRLANVENVFHPVECSYCRSESMMGFRYRCQQCHGYQLCQSCFWRGHANGPHSNQHQMKEHSSWKSPAKKLSHAISKSLGCVPIGEPPHPVFPEQAERPQELTHTVVLESPSRLDEEHRLIARYAARLAAEAGNSTQQCPPTDLSFNFDANKQQRQLIAELENKNREILQEIQRLRLEHEQASQPTPEKAQQNPTLLTELRLLRHRKDELERRMSALQESRRELMVQLEGLMRLLKDEEQKQASQSGGSPHSSPSHGAGCSMPMPIRSTSAGSTPTHTPQDCLAGVGGDVLEAFAQGVPRNLRNDLLVAADSITNTMSSLVKELHSVDDGGEDEETNMRNGGDRGTVRLQKH, translated from the exons ATGATCGAGGAAGGCAGTAAACGAGGCAAGGCCATGGTGGAGAAGAGACAGCTCTTCATGGAAATGA GAGCTCAAAACTTTGATGTCATCAGACTGTCAACTTATAGGACTGCCTGCAAACTTCGGTTTGTGCAGAAGAGATGTAACC TTCATCTGGTGGATGTCTGGAACATGATCGAAGCCTTTCGTGACAACGGGCTCAACACATTGGACCACAATGCTGAAATCAATGTGTCACGACTGGAGACTATTCTGTCTTCCATCTACTACCAGCTCAACAAGCGGCTGCCCACCACCCACCAGATCAATGTGGAACAGTCCATTGGGCTCCTGCTCAACTTCATGGTGGCCACATATGATAG TGAAAGCCATGGGAAGTTGACAGTTTTCTCAATGAAAGCCATGCTGGCAACAATGTGTGGAGGGAAGATTGTTGACAAACTACGCT ATATTTTCTCGCAGATCTCCGACTCCAGTGGCGTCATGGTGTTTGCAAAGTTTGATCAGTTCCTTCGGGAGGTGCTGAAACTCCCCACAGCCGTGTTCGAGGGCCCATCATTCGGCTACACGGAGCACTCAGTGCGGACGTGCTTCCCTCAGCAG AAGAAGATCATGCTGAACACATTTTTGGATGTGTTGATGGCAGATCCTCCCCCGCAGTGTCTTGTGTGGCTGCCGCTCATGCACCGACTTGCTAATGTTGAAAATG TCTTCCATCCGGTGGAATGTTCTTATTGCCGGAGTGAGAGCATGATGGGTTTCCGGTATCGGTGCCAACAGTGCCATGGCTACCAGCTCTGTCAAAGCTGCTTCTGGCGTGGCCATGCTAATGGTCCCCATAGCAACCAGCACCAGATGAAGGAGCACTCGTCTTGG AAGTCTCCGGCTAAAAAGCTGAGCCACGCCATCAGTAAATCGCTAGGCTGCGTCCCCATCGGAGAGCCGCCACATCCCGTATTCCCCGAGCAGGCCGAGAGACCACAGGAGCTCACCCACACTGT TGTCTTGGAGAGTCCCAGCCGGCTAGATGAAGAGCATCGCCTCATCGCTCGATACGCTGCCCGCCTGGCAGCTGAGGCGGGCAACTCCACA caacAATGTCCTCCAACAGATCTCAGTTTCAACTTTGATGCCAATAAGCAGCAGAGGCAGCTGATTGCAGAGCTGGAGAACAAAAACAG AGAGATCCTGCAGGAAATCCAGAGGCTGCGTTTGGAGCATGAACAGGCCTCTCAGCCGACACCAGAAAAAGCCCAGCAGAACCCCACACTCCTGACCGAACTACGACTCCTCAG ACACAGGAAGGACGAGCTGGAGAGGCGCATGTCAGCCTTGCAAGAGAGCAGACGGGAGTTGATGGTGCAGCTGGAGGGTCTCATGAGGCTGCTAAAG GATGAGGAGCAGAAGCAGGCT TCACAGTCTGGAGGCTCCCCTCACTCTTCTCCCAGCCACGGTGCGGGCTGCTCAATGCCTATGCCCATACGTTCCACCTCGGCTGGGTCCACCCCAACTCACACACCACAGGACTGCCTGGCAGGTGTGGGAGGGGATGTGCTGGAGGCCTTTGCTCAGG GTGTACCTAGAAATCTTCGGAATGATCTTTTAGTTGCTGCTGACTCAATCACAAACACCATGTCGTCACTGGTGAAAGAGCTTCACTCAG tggaCGATGGCGGAGAGGATGAGGAGACCAATATGAGGAATGGTGGAGACAGAG
- the dtnbb gene encoding dystrobrevin, beta b isoform X2 yields MIEEGSKRGKAMVEKRQLFMEMRAQNFDVIRLSTYRTACKLRFVQKRCNLHLVDVWNMIEAFRDNGLNTLDHNAEINVSRLETILSSIYYQLNKRLPTTHQINVEQSIGLLLNFMVATYDSESHGKLTVFSMKAMLATMCGGKIVDKLRYIFSQISDSSGVMVFAKFDQFLREVLKLPTAVFEGPSFGYTEHSVRTCFPQQKIMLNTFLDVLMADPPPQCLVWLPLMHRLANVENVFHPVECSYCRSESMMGFRYRCQQCHGYQLCQSCFWRGHANGPHSNQHQMKEHSSWKSPAKKLSHAISKSLGCVPIGEPPHPVFPEQAERPQELTHTVQPKPAANNMNDTMLLSSGAPTPTKSVLESPSRLDEEHRLIARYAARLAAEAGNSTQQCPPTDLSFNFDANKQQRQLIAELENKNREILQEIQRLRLEHEQASQPTPEKAQQNPTLLTELRLLRHRKDELERRMSALQESRRELMVQLEGLMRLLKDEEQKQASQSGGSPHSSPSHGAGCSMPMPIRSTSAGSTPTHTPQDCLAGVGGDVLEAFAQGVPRNLRNDLLVAADSITNTMSSLVKELHSVDDGGEDEETNMRNGGDRGTVRLQKH; encoded by the exons ATGATCGAGGAAGGCAGTAAACGAGGCAAGGCCATGGTGGAGAAGAGACAGCTCTTCATGGAAATGA GAGCTCAAAACTTTGATGTCATCAGACTGTCAACTTATAGGACTGCCTGCAAACTTCGGTTTGTGCAGAAGAGATGTAACC TTCATCTGGTGGATGTCTGGAACATGATCGAAGCCTTTCGTGACAACGGGCTCAACACATTGGACCACAATGCTGAAATCAATGTGTCACGACTGGAGACTATTCTGTCTTCCATCTACTACCAGCTCAACAAGCGGCTGCCCACCACCCACCAGATCAATGTGGAACAGTCCATTGGGCTCCTGCTCAACTTCATGGTGGCCACATATGATAG TGAAAGCCATGGGAAGTTGACAGTTTTCTCAATGAAAGCCATGCTGGCAACAATGTGTGGAGGGAAGATTGTTGACAAACTACGCT ATATTTTCTCGCAGATCTCCGACTCCAGTGGCGTCATGGTGTTTGCAAAGTTTGATCAGTTCCTTCGGGAGGTGCTGAAACTCCCCACAGCCGTGTTCGAGGGCCCATCATTCGGCTACACGGAGCACTCAGTGCGGACGTGCTTCCCTCAGCAG AAGATCATGCTGAACACATTTTTGGATGTGTTGATGGCAGATCCTCCCCCGCAGTGTCTTGTGTGGCTGCCGCTCATGCACCGACTTGCTAATGTTGAAAATG TCTTCCATCCGGTGGAATGTTCTTATTGCCGGAGTGAGAGCATGATGGGTTTCCGGTATCGGTGCCAACAGTGCCATGGCTACCAGCTCTGTCAAAGCTGCTTCTGGCGTGGCCATGCTAATGGTCCCCATAGCAACCAGCACCAGATGAAGGAGCACTCGTCTTGG AAGTCTCCGGCTAAAAAGCTGAGCCACGCCATCAGTAAATCGCTAGGCTGCGTCCCCATCGGAGAGCCGCCACATCCCGTATTCCCCGAGCAGGCCGAGAGACCACAGGAGCTCACCCACACTGT TCAGCCGAAACCAGCGGCCAACAACATGAACGACACAATGCTCTTGTCCTCTGGGGCACCTACTCCTACTAAAAG TGTCTTGGAGAGTCCCAGCCGGCTAGATGAAGAGCATCGCCTCATCGCTCGATACGCTGCCCGCCTGGCAGCTGAGGCGGGCAACTCCACA caacAATGTCCTCCAACAGATCTCAGTTTCAACTTTGATGCCAATAAGCAGCAGAGGCAGCTGATTGCAGAGCTGGAGAACAAAAACAG AGAGATCCTGCAGGAAATCCAGAGGCTGCGTTTGGAGCATGAACAGGCCTCTCAGCCGACACCAGAAAAAGCCCAGCAGAACCCCACACTCCTGACCGAACTACGACTCCTCAG ACACAGGAAGGACGAGCTGGAGAGGCGCATGTCAGCCTTGCAAGAGAGCAGACGGGAGTTGATGGTGCAGCTGGAGGGTCTCATGAGGCTGCTAAAG GATGAGGAGCAGAAGCAGGCT TCACAGTCTGGAGGCTCCCCTCACTCTTCTCCCAGCCACGGTGCGGGCTGCTCAATGCCTATGCCCATACGTTCCACCTCGGCTGGGTCCACCCCAACTCACACACCACAGGACTGCCTGGCAGGTGTGGGAGGGGATGTGCTGGAGGCCTTTGCTCAGG GTGTACCTAGAAATCTTCGGAATGATCTTTTAGTTGCTGCTGACTCAATCACAAACACCATGTCGTCACTGGTGAAAGAGCTTCACTCAG tggaCGATGGCGGAGAGGATGAGGAGACCAATATGAGGAATGGTGGAGACAGAG
- the dtnbb gene encoding dystrobrevin, beta b isoform X1, producing the protein MIEEGSKRGKAMVEKRQLFMEMRAQNFDVIRLSTYRTACKLRFVQKRCNLHLVDVWNMIEAFRDNGLNTLDHNAEINVSRLETILSSIYYQLNKRLPTTHQINVEQSIGLLLNFMVATYDSESHGKLTVFSMKAMLATMCGGKIVDKLRYIFSQISDSSGVMVFAKFDQFLREVLKLPTAVFEGPSFGYTEHSVRTCFPQQKKIMLNTFLDVLMADPPPQCLVWLPLMHRLANVENVFHPVECSYCRSESMMGFRYRCQQCHGYQLCQSCFWRGHANGPHSNQHQMKEHSSWKSPAKKLSHAISKSLGCVPIGEPPHPVFPEQAERPQELTHTVQPKPAANNMNDTMLLSSGAPTPTKSVLESPSRLDEEHRLIARYAARLAAEAGNSTQQCPPTDLSFNFDANKQQRQLIAELENKNREILQEIQRLRLEHEQASQPTPEKAQQNPTLLTELRLLRHRKDELERRMSALQESRRELMVQLEGLMRLLKDEEQKQASQSGGSPHSSPSHGAGCSMPMPIRSTSAGSTPTHTPQDCLAGVGGDVLEAFAQGVPRNLRNDLLVAADSITNTMSSLVKELHSVDDGGEDEETNMRNGGDRGTVRLQKH; encoded by the exons ATGATCGAGGAAGGCAGTAAACGAGGCAAGGCCATGGTGGAGAAGAGACAGCTCTTCATGGAAATGA GAGCTCAAAACTTTGATGTCATCAGACTGTCAACTTATAGGACTGCCTGCAAACTTCGGTTTGTGCAGAAGAGATGTAACC TTCATCTGGTGGATGTCTGGAACATGATCGAAGCCTTTCGTGACAACGGGCTCAACACATTGGACCACAATGCTGAAATCAATGTGTCACGACTGGAGACTATTCTGTCTTCCATCTACTACCAGCTCAACAAGCGGCTGCCCACCACCCACCAGATCAATGTGGAACAGTCCATTGGGCTCCTGCTCAACTTCATGGTGGCCACATATGATAG TGAAAGCCATGGGAAGTTGACAGTTTTCTCAATGAAAGCCATGCTGGCAACAATGTGTGGAGGGAAGATTGTTGACAAACTACGCT ATATTTTCTCGCAGATCTCCGACTCCAGTGGCGTCATGGTGTTTGCAAAGTTTGATCAGTTCCTTCGGGAGGTGCTGAAACTCCCCACAGCCGTGTTCGAGGGCCCATCATTCGGCTACACGGAGCACTCAGTGCGGACGTGCTTCCCTCAGCAG AAGAAGATCATGCTGAACACATTTTTGGATGTGTTGATGGCAGATCCTCCCCCGCAGTGTCTTGTGTGGCTGCCGCTCATGCACCGACTTGCTAATGTTGAAAATG TCTTCCATCCGGTGGAATGTTCTTATTGCCGGAGTGAGAGCATGATGGGTTTCCGGTATCGGTGCCAACAGTGCCATGGCTACCAGCTCTGTCAAAGCTGCTTCTGGCGTGGCCATGCTAATGGTCCCCATAGCAACCAGCACCAGATGAAGGAGCACTCGTCTTGG AAGTCTCCGGCTAAAAAGCTGAGCCACGCCATCAGTAAATCGCTAGGCTGCGTCCCCATCGGAGAGCCGCCACATCCCGTATTCCCCGAGCAGGCCGAGAGACCACAGGAGCTCACCCACACTGT TCAGCCGAAACCAGCGGCCAACAACATGAACGACACAATGCTCTTGTCCTCTGGGGCACCTACTCCTACTAAAAG TGTCTTGGAGAGTCCCAGCCGGCTAGATGAAGAGCATCGCCTCATCGCTCGATACGCTGCCCGCCTGGCAGCTGAGGCGGGCAACTCCACA caacAATGTCCTCCAACAGATCTCAGTTTCAACTTTGATGCCAATAAGCAGCAGAGGCAGCTGATTGCAGAGCTGGAGAACAAAAACAG AGAGATCCTGCAGGAAATCCAGAGGCTGCGTTTGGAGCATGAACAGGCCTCTCAGCCGACACCAGAAAAAGCCCAGCAGAACCCCACACTCCTGACCGAACTACGACTCCTCAG ACACAGGAAGGACGAGCTGGAGAGGCGCATGTCAGCCTTGCAAGAGAGCAGACGGGAGTTGATGGTGCAGCTGGAGGGTCTCATGAGGCTGCTAAAG GATGAGGAGCAGAAGCAGGCT TCACAGTCTGGAGGCTCCCCTCACTCTTCTCCCAGCCACGGTGCGGGCTGCTCAATGCCTATGCCCATACGTTCCACCTCGGCTGGGTCCACCCCAACTCACACACCACAGGACTGCCTGGCAGGTGTGGGAGGGGATGTGCTGGAGGCCTTTGCTCAGG GTGTACCTAGAAATCTTCGGAATGATCTTTTAGTTGCTGCTGACTCAATCACAAACACCATGTCGTCACTGGTGAAAGAGCTTCACTCAG tggaCGATGGCGGAGAGGATGAGGAGACCAATATGAGGAATGGTGGAGACAGAG
- the dtnbb gene encoding dystrobrevin, beta b isoform X5 has translation MIEEGSKRGKAMVEKRQLFMEMRAQNFDVIRLSTYRTACKLRFVQKRCNLHLVDVWNMIEAFRDNGLNTLDHNAEINVSRLETILSSIYYQLNKRLPTTHQINVEQSIGLLLNFMVATYDSESHGKLTVFSMKAMLATMCGGKIVDKLRYIFSQISDSSGVMVFAKFDQFLREVLKLPTAVFEGPSFGYTEHSVRTCFPQQKKIMLNTFLDVLMADPPPQCLVWLPLMHRLANVENVFHPVECSYCRSESMMGFRYRCQQCHGYQLCQSCFWRGHANGPHSNQHQMKEHSSWKSPAKKLSHAISKSLGCVPIGEPPHPVFPEQAERPQELTHTVVLESPSRLDEEHRLIARYAARLAAEAGNSTQQCPPTDLSFNFDANKQQRQLIAELENKNREILQEIQRLRLEHEQASQPTPEKAQQNPTLLTELRLLRHRKDELERRMSALQESRRELMVQLEGLMRLLKSQSGGSPHSSPSHGAGCSMPMPIRSTSAGSTPTHTPQDCLAGVGGDVLEAFAQGVPRNLRNDLLVAADSITNTMSSLVKELHSVDDGGEDEETNMRNGGDRGTVRLQKH, from the exons ATGATCGAGGAAGGCAGTAAACGAGGCAAGGCCATGGTGGAGAAGAGACAGCTCTTCATGGAAATGA GAGCTCAAAACTTTGATGTCATCAGACTGTCAACTTATAGGACTGCCTGCAAACTTCGGTTTGTGCAGAAGAGATGTAACC TTCATCTGGTGGATGTCTGGAACATGATCGAAGCCTTTCGTGACAACGGGCTCAACACATTGGACCACAATGCTGAAATCAATGTGTCACGACTGGAGACTATTCTGTCTTCCATCTACTACCAGCTCAACAAGCGGCTGCCCACCACCCACCAGATCAATGTGGAACAGTCCATTGGGCTCCTGCTCAACTTCATGGTGGCCACATATGATAG TGAAAGCCATGGGAAGTTGACAGTTTTCTCAATGAAAGCCATGCTGGCAACAATGTGTGGAGGGAAGATTGTTGACAAACTACGCT ATATTTTCTCGCAGATCTCCGACTCCAGTGGCGTCATGGTGTTTGCAAAGTTTGATCAGTTCCTTCGGGAGGTGCTGAAACTCCCCACAGCCGTGTTCGAGGGCCCATCATTCGGCTACACGGAGCACTCAGTGCGGACGTGCTTCCCTCAGCAG AAGAAGATCATGCTGAACACATTTTTGGATGTGTTGATGGCAGATCCTCCCCCGCAGTGTCTTGTGTGGCTGCCGCTCATGCACCGACTTGCTAATGTTGAAAATG TCTTCCATCCGGTGGAATGTTCTTATTGCCGGAGTGAGAGCATGATGGGTTTCCGGTATCGGTGCCAACAGTGCCATGGCTACCAGCTCTGTCAAAGCTGCTTCTGGCGTGGCCATGCTAATGGTCCCCATAGCAACCAGCACCAGATGAAGGAGCACTCGTCTTGG AAGTCTCCGGCTAAAAAGCTGAGCCACGCCATCAGTAAATCGCTAGGCTGCGTCCCCATCGGAGAGCCGCCACATCCCGTATTCCCCGAGCAGGCCGAGAGACCACAGGAGCTCACCCACACTGT TGTCTTGGAGAGTCCCAGCCGGCTAGATGAAGAGCATCGCCTCATCGCTCGATACGCTGCCCGCCTGGCAGCTGAGGCGGGCAACTCCACA caacAATGTCCTCCAACAGATCTCAGTTTCAACTTTGATGCCAATAAGCAGCAGAGGCAGCTGATTGCAGAGCTGGAGAACAAAAACAG AGAGATCCTGCAGGAAATCCAGAGGCTGCGTTTGGAGCATGAACAGGCCTCTCAGCCGACACCAGAAAAAGCCCAGCAGAACCCCACACTCCTGACCGAACTACGACTCCTCAG ACACAGGAAGGACGAGCTGGAGAGGCGCATGTCAGCCTTGCAAGAGAGCAGACGGGAGTTGATGGTGCAGCTGGAGGGTCTCATGAGGCTGCTAAAG TCACAGTCTGGAGGCTCCCCTCACTCTTCTCCCAGCCACGGTGCGGGCTGCTCAATGCCTATGCCCATACGTTCCACCTCGGCTGGGTCCACCCCAACTCACACACCACAGGACTGCCTGGCAGGTGTGGGAGGGGATGTGCTGGAGGCCTTTGCTCAGG GTGTACCTAGAAATCTTCGGAATGATCTTTTAGTTGCTGCTGACTCAATCACAAACACCATGTCGTCACTGGTGAAAGAGCTTCACTCAG tggaCGATGGCGGAGAGGATGAGGAGACCAATATGAGGAATGGTGGAGACAGAG
- the dtnbb gene encoding dystrobrevin, beta b isoform X3, producing MIEEGSKRGKAMVEKRQLFMEMRAQNFDVIRLSTYRTACKLRFVQKRCNLHLVDVWNMIEAFRDNGLNTLDHNAEINVSRLETILSSIYYQLNKRLPTTHQINVEQSIGLLLNFMVATYDSESHGKLTVFSMKAMLATMCGGKIVDKLRYIFSQISDSSGVMVFAKFDQFLREVLKLPTAVFEGPSFGYTEHSVRTCFPQQKKIMLNTFLDVLMADPPPQCLVWLPLMHRLANVENVFHPVECSYCRSESMMGFRYRCQQCHGYQLCQSCFWRGHANGPHSNQHQMKEHSSWKSPAKKLSHAISKSLGCVPIGEPPHPVFPEQAERPQELTHTVQPKPAANNMNDTMLLSSGAPTPTKSVLESPSRLDEEHRLIARYAARLAAEAGNSTQQCPPTDLSFNFDANKQQRQLIAELENKNREILQEIQRLRLEHEQASQPTPEKAQQNPTLLTELRLLRHRKDELERRMSALQESRRELMVQLEGLMRLLKSQSGGSPHSSPSHGAGCSMPMPIRSTSAGSTPTHTPQDCLAGVGGDVLEAFAQGVPRNLRNDLLVAADSITNTMSSLVKELHSVDDGGEDEETNMRNGGDRGTVRLQKH from the exons ATGATCGAGGAAGGCAGTAAACGAGGCAAGGCCATGGTGGAGAAGAGACAGCTCTTCATGGAAATGA GAGCTCAAAACTTTGATGTCATCAGACTGTCAACTTATAGGACTGCCTGCAAACTTCGGTTTGTGCAGAAGAGATGTAACC TTCATCTGGTGGATGTCTGGAACATGATCGAAGCCTTTCGTGACAACGGGCTCAACACATTGGACCACAATGCTGAAATCAATGTGTCACGACTGGAGACTATTCTGTCTTCCATCTACTACCAGCTCAACAAGCGGCTGCCCACCACCCACCAGATCAATGTGGAACAGTCCATTGGGCTCCTGCTCAACTTCATGGTGGCCACATATGATAG TGAAAGCCATGGGAAGTTGACAGTTTTCTCAATGAAAGCCATGCTGGCAACAATGTGTGGAGGGAAGATTGTTGACAAACTACGCT ATATTTTCTCGCAGATCTCCGACTCCAGTGGCGTCATGGTGTTTGCAAAGTTTGATCAGTTCCTTCGGGAGGTGCTGAAACTCCCCACAGCCGTGTTCGAGGGCCCATCATTCGGCTACACGGAGCACTCAGTGCGGACGTGCTTCCCTCAGCAG AAGAAGATCATGCTGAACACATTTTTGGATGTGTTGATGGCAGATCCTCCCCCGCAGTGTCTTGTGTGGCTGCCGCTCATGCACCGACTTGCTAATGTTGAAAATG TCTTCCATCCGGTGGAATGTTCTTATTGCCGGAGTGAGAGCATGATGGGTTTCCGGTATCGGTGCCAACAGTGCCATGGCTACCAGCTCTGTCAAAGCTGCTTCTGGCGTGGCCATGCTAATGGTCCCCATAGCAACCAGCACCAGATGAAGGAGCACTCGTCTTGG AAGTCTCCGGCTAAAAAGCTGAGCCACGCCATCAGTAAATCGCTAGGCTGCGTCCCCATCGGAGAGCCGCCACATCCCGTATTCCCCGAGCAGGCCGAGAGACCACAGGAGCTCACCCACACTGT TCAGCCGAAACCAGCGGCCAACAACATGAACGACACAATGCTCTTGTCCTCTGGGGCACCTACTCCTACTAAAAG TGTCTTGGAGAGTCCCAGCCGGCTAGATGAAGAGCATCGCCTCATCGCTCGATACGCTGCCCGCCTGGCAGCTGAGGCGGGCAACTCCACA caacAATGTCCTCCAACAGATCTCAGTTTCAACTTTGATGCCAATAAGCAGCAGAGGCAGCTGATTGCAGAGCTGGAGAACAAAAACAG AGAGATCCTGCAGGAAATCCAGAGGCTGCGTTTGGAGCATGAACAGGCCTCTCAGCCGACACCAGAAAAAGCCCAGCAGAACCCCACACTCCTGACCGAACTACGACTCCTCAG ACACAGGAAGGACGAGCTGGAGAGGCGCATGTCAGCCTTGCAAGAGAGCAGACGGGAGTTGATGGTGCAGCTGGAGGGTCTCATGAGGCTGCTAAAG TCACAGTCTGGAGGCTCCCCTCACTCTTCTCCCAGCCACGGTGCGGGCTGCTCAATGCCTATGCCCATACGTTCCACCTCGGCTGGGTCCACCCCAACTCACACACCACAGGACTGCCTGGCAGGTGTGGGAGGGGATGTGCTGGAGGCCTTTGCTCAGG GTGTACCTAGAAATCTTCGGAATGATCTTTTAGTTGCTGCTGACTCAATCACAAACACCATGTCGTCACTGGTGAAAGAGCTTCACTCAG tggaCGATGGCGGAGAGGATGAGGAGACCAATATGAGGAATGGTGGAGACAGAG